The following are encoded together in the Phaseolus vulgaris cultivar G19833 chromosome 9, P. vulgaris v2.0, whole genome shotgun sequence genome:
- the LOC137821915 gene encoding LRR receptor-like serine/threonine-protein kinase GSO1 isoform X2 produces MKEASMRISNLVIVLLLCFSCALLCHGNESTMRVLLEVKSSFTEDPENVLSDWSENNTDYCSWRGVSCGSKKRHFLDDDDDSVQVVGLNLSESSLGGSISPSLGRLQNLLHLDLSSNRLEGPIPPALSNLTSLESLLLHSNQLTGQIPSELDSLTRLRVLRIGNNQLSGPIPDTLGYMYNLRYIGLASCRLSGPIPGNLARLAELQYLILQDNELTGPIPFEVGYFWSLVVFTAAGNRLNGSIPREMGLIWKLQTLNLANNSLTGSIPSQLGKLSQLTYLNFMGNQLEGRIPPSLAQLGNLQNLDLSNNTLSGEIPKELGKLGQLQYLVLSGNNLYGTIPRTICSNATSLEHLMIADNVLYGEIPAELGQCQSLKQLDLSSNYLNGSIPTEVYGLVGLTDLLLHNNTLVGSISPFIGNLTEMQNLALFHNNLQGNLPREIGMLGKLEIMYLYDNQLSGKIPLEIGNCSSLQMVDLFGNHFSGAIPFTIGRLKELNFLHLRQNELVGVIPPTLGNCHKLAVLDLADNRLPGGIPATFGFLKELKQFMLYNNSLEGSLPHQLVNVANLTRVNLSNNRLNGSLAALCSSSSFLSFDVTDNEFDGEIPFLLGNSPSLERLRLGNNKFSGEIPRTLGKITTLSLLDVSGNSLTGRIPDELSLCTNLTHVDLNNNLLTGHIPTWLGSLPQLGEVKLSFNQFSGSIPLGLLKQPNLLVLSLNNNSLSGSLPGDIGDLVSLNTLRLDHNNFSGPIPQAIGKLNNLYELQLSNNGFSGEIPIELGSLQNVQSILDLSYNNLSGHIPSSLGMLSKLEALNISHNELSGEVPSVVGEMTSLQELDISCNNLQGALDKKFSRWPNESFEGNHLCGASLASCNSGDGSNNKRWQDIMSSTNNLSDEFVVGIGGSGTVYRVELPSGEIVAVKKISGKDDYLLNKSFIREIKTLGRIKHRHLVKLMGCCSNRNRGTGWNLLIYEYMENGNVWDWLHEVPLKEKKILDWDTRFKIAIGLTHAVEYLHHDCVPKIIHRDIKSSNILLDSNMEAHLGDFGLAKSLVENPESNTESNSGFAGSYGYMAPEYAFSLKGTEKTDVYSMGVVLMELVTGKMPTDEAFSAEIDMVRWVEMHLNKEGIAAEAVIDPQLKPLLPGEEFAALQVLQIAIQCTKTSPQERPTSRQVCDHLLHVSNNKIVDFEKKNLDHYW; encoded by the exons ATGAAAGAAGCGTCAATGAGGATTTCAAACCTTGTTATTGTTCTCCTCCTCTGTTTTTCTTGTGCTCTGCTTTGCCATGGAAATGAGAGCACCATGAGAGTGCTTTTGGAGGTGAAGTCATCGTTCACTGAAGACCCAGAAAATGTTTTGAGTGATTGGTCAGAGAACAACACCGATTACTGCAGTTGGAGAGGGGTGTCATGTGGGTCAAAGAAGCGCCATTTTTTGGATGATGATGACGACTCGGTGCAAGTGGTGGGACTCAACCTGTCCGAGTCATCACTCGGTGGGTCGATATCACCCTCACTCGGTCGTTTGCAAAACCTGCTCCACCTTGATCTCTCTTCTAACCGCCTCGAGGGTCCCATTCCACCTGCCCTCTCCAACCTGACTTCGTTGGAATCTCTCCTTCTCCACTCCAACCAACTCACCGGTCAAATCCCAAGCGAGTTAGACTCGCTAACGCGTCTCCGAGTTTTGCGAATCGGTAACAACCAACTCAGTGGCCCCATTCCCGATACACTTGGATATATGTACAACCTTCGGTACATTGGTTTGGCCTCATGCAGACTCAGTGGTCCTATCCCTGGCAACCTCGCTCGGCTCGCTGAGTTGCAGTATTTGATTCTGCAGGATAACGAGTTGACGGGGCCGATTCCGTTCGAAGTGGGGTACTTCTGGAGCCTTGTAGTCTTCACCGCCGCTGGGAACAGACTCAATGGCTCGATTCCGAGAGAAATGGGTCTAATCTGGAAACTTCAAACTCTGAACCTTGCCAACAACAGCTTAACCGGGTCGATTCCGAGTCAACTCGGGAAGCTAAGTCAGCTTACGTATCTGAATTTCATGGGGAACCAACTCGAGGGTCGTATTCCACCGTCTTTGGCTCAATTGGGTAACCTTCAAAATCTTGACTTATCAAATAATACGCTTAGTGGGGAAATTCCAAAGGAGTTAGGGAAGCTGGGTCAGTTACAATATTTGGTTCTCTCTGGGAACAACCTCTATGGGACCATTCCAAGAACCATATGTTCCAATGCAACAAGTTTGGAGCACTTGATGATAGCAGATAATGTACTTTATGGTGAGATACCAGCTGAGTTGGGTCAGTGCCAATCCCTGAAACAACTTGATTTATCAAGCAATTATCTCAATGGGTCAATACCTACTGAGGTTTATGGGTTGGTGGGGCTAACTGATCTCTTGCTTCACAACAACACTTTGGTTGGTTCAATCTCTCCCTTCATAGGAAACCTCACTGAAATGCAGAATCTTGCACTGTTTCATAACAACTTGCAGGGTAATCTGCCCAGAGAGATTGGGATGCTTGGCAAATTGGAGATAATGTATCTTTATGATAATCAGTTGTCAGGGAAGATTCCTTTGGAGATTGGTAACTGTTCAAGCTTGCAAATGGTTGATTTATTTGGAAACCATTTCAGTGGTGCAATTCCCTTCACTATAGGGAGGCTGAAAGAGTTGAACTTTTTGCACCTTAGGCAGAATGAGCTTGTGGGTGTGATTCCCCCCACACTTGGGAACTGTCATAAACTGGCTGTGCTGGATTTGGCGGATAATCGGCTCCCAGGTGGCATTCCTGCAACATTCGGATTCCTCAAAGAGTTGAAGCAGTTCATGCTCTACAACAATTCTCTTGAAGGTAGTCTTCCTCACCAACTTGTAAATGTAGCAAACCTGACCAGAGTGAATCTTTCAAATAACAGACTGAATGGTAGTTTGGCTGCATTATGTAGCTCTAGCTCCTTTCTTTCTTTTGATGTCACGGATAATGAATTTGACGGTGAGATACCCTTTCTCCTGGGAAATTCACCTTCCCTTGAGAGGCTGAGATTGGGTAACAACAAGTTTTCTGGTGAAATTCCAAGGACATTGGGAAAAATCACCACATTGTCATTGTTAGACGTCTCAGGGAATTCACTCACAGGTCGAATACCAGACGAGCTTTCTCTGTGTACTAACCTGACTCACGTTGATTTAAACAATAATCTTCTAACTGGGCATATACCAACATGGCTTGGAAGTTTGCCTCAGTTGGGAGAGGTTAAGCTCTCATTCAATCAATTTTCTGGGTCTATTCCACTAGGCCTACTCAAACAACCCAATTTGCTGGTTCTTTCCTTGAATAACAATTCTCTTAGTGGAAGTCTCCCAGGTGATATTGGTGATCTTGTGTCTCTTAATACCCTCAGGCTTGACCATAATAACTTCTCTGGGCCAATCCCTCAAGCAATAGGTAAATTGAACAATCTTTACGAGCTGCAGCTATCCAACAATGGCTTTAGTGGGGAAATACCAATTGAGCTTGGAAGTCTCCAAAATGTCCAAAGCATTTTGGACTTAAGTTACAATAATCTCTCTGGTCATATCCCATCTTCACTTGGCATGCTGTCAAAATTGGAAGCACTTAATATTTCTCACAATGAACTCTCTGGAGAAGTGCCTTCAGTAGTTGGTGAAATGACTAGCTTGCAGGAGCTTGACATCTCTTGCAATAACCTTCAAGGTGCATTGGATAAGAAATTCTCCCGCTGGCCAAATGAGTCGTTTGAAGGCAACCATCTTTGTGGAGCATCTCTTGCAAGCTGCAACAGTGGTGATGGTTCCAACAATAAAAG GTGGCAAGACATCATGAGTTCCACAAACAATCTAAGCGACGAGTTTGTTGTTGGTATTGGAGGTTCTGGGACAGTGTACAGAGTTGAATTGCCCTCTGGAGAGATCGTGGCTGTGAAGAAGATTTCAGGAAAAGATGATTATTTGTTGAACAAAAGCTTTATAAGAGAAATCAAGACTTTAGGGAGGATCAAACATAGGCATCTGGTAAAACTGATGGGTTGTTGTAGCAACAGAAACAGAGGAACAGGTTGGAATCTGTTGATATATGAGTATATGGAGAATGGGAATGTTTGGGATTGGTTACATGAGGTGCCCCtcaaagaaaagaagatcctTGATTGGGACACAAGGTTCAAAATTGCTATAGGATTAACTCACGCAGTGGAGTACCTCCATCACGATTGTGTGCCAAAGATCATTCACAGAGATATCAAATCCAGCAACATATTACTAGATTCCAACATGGAGGCTCACCTGGGAGACTTTGGACTGGCAAAATCACTTGTTGAGAATCCAGAATCTAACACAGAGTCTAATTCTGGCTTTGCTGGATCTTATGGATACATGGCCCCAG AGTATGCATTCTCACTGAAGGGCACAGAGAAAACTGATGTGTACAGCATGGGAGTTGTGCTGATGGAACTTGTTACTGGTAAAATGCCAACAGACGAAGCTTTCAGCGCAGAAATTGACATGGTGAGATGGGTGGAGATGCACCTTAACAAGGAAGGCATTGCGGCTGAAGCAGTGATAGATCCTCAGCTGAAACCCCTTTTGCCTGGTGAAGAGTTTGCTGCATTGCAGGTTCTCCAGATAGCCATACAGTGCACAAAAACTTCACCACAAGAGAGGCCAACATCAAGGCAAGTATGCGATCATCTCCTGCATGTGTCCAACAACAAAATTGTGGATTTTGAGAAGAAGAATCTAGATCATTACTGGTGA
- the LOC137821915 gene encoding LRR receptor-like serine/threonine-protein kinase GSO1 isoform X1, which produces MKEASMRISNLVIVLLLCFSCALLCHGNESTMRVLLEVKSSFTEDPENVLSDWSENNTDYCSWRGVSCGSKKRHFLDDDDDSVQVVGLNLSESSLGGSISPSLGRLQNLLHLDLSSNRLEGPIPPALSNLTSLESLLLHSNQLTGQIPSELDSLTRLRVLRIGNNQLSGPIPDTLGYMYNLRYIGLASCRLSGPIPGNLARLAELQYLILQDNELTGPIPFEVGYFWSLVVFTAAGNRLNGSIPREMGLIWKLQTLNLANNSLTGSIPSQLGKLSQLTYLNFMGNQLEGRIPPSLAQLGNLQNLDLSNNTLSGEIPKELGKLGQLQYLVLSGNNLYGTIPRTICSNATSLEHLMIADNVLYGEIPAELGQCQSLKQLDLSSNYLNGSIPTEVYGLVGLTDLLLHNNTLVGSISPFIGNLTEMQNLALFHNNLQGNLPREIGMLGKLEIMYLYDNQLSGKIPLEIGNCSSLQMVDLFGNHFSGAIPFTIGRLKELNFLHLRQNELVGVIPPTLGNCHKLAVLDLADNRLPGGIPATFGFLKELKQFMLYNNSLEGSLPHQLVNVANLTRVNLSNNRLNGSLAALCSSSSFLSFDVTDNEFDGEIPFLLGNSPSLERLRLGNNKFSGEIPRTLGKITTLSLLDVSGNSLTGRIPDELSLCTNLTHVDLNNNLLTGHIPTWLGSLPQLGEVKLSFNQFSGSIPLGLLKQPNLLVLSLNNNSLSGSLPGDIGDLVSLNTLRLDHNNFSGPIPQAIGKLNNLYELQLSNNGFSGEIPIELGSLQNVQSILDLSYNNLSGHIPSSLGMLSKLEALNISHNELSGEVPSVVGEMTSLQELDISCNNLQGALDKKFSRWPNESFEGNHLCGASLASCNSGDGSNNKRSVFSNTSVVIISTLSTLAAIALLGLVVIVFLKNKQEFFKRGSEVSFVFSSSPRAQKRSLIPLTVPAKRYFRWQDIMSSTNNLSDEFVVGIGGSGTVYRVELPSGEIVAVKKISGKDDYLLNKSFIREIKTLGRIKHRHLVKLMGCCSNRNRGTGWNLLIYEYMENGNVWDWLHEVPLKEKKILDWDTRFKIAIGLTHAVEYLHHDCVPKIIHRDIKSSNILLDSNMEAHLGDFGLAKSLVENPESNTESNSGFAGSYGYMAPEYAFSLKGTEKTDVYSMGVVLMELVTGKMPTDEAFSAEIDMVRWVEMHLNKEGIAAEAVIDPQLKPLLPGEEFAALQVLQIAIQCTKTSPQERPTSRQVCDHLLHVSNNKIVDFEKKNLDHYW; this is translated from the exons ATGAAAGAAGCGTCAATGAGGATTTCAAACCTTGTTATTGTTCTCCTCCTCTGTTTTTCTTGTGCTCTGCTTTGCCATGGAAATGAGAGCACCATGAGAGTGCTTTTGGAGGTGAAGTCATCGTTCACTGAAGACCCAGAAAATGTTTTGAGTGATTGGTCAGAGAACAACACCGATTACTGCAGTTGGAGAGGGGTGTCATGTGGGTCAAAGAAGCGCCATTTTTTGGATGATGATGACGACTCGGTGCAAGTGGTGGGACTCAACCTGTCCGAGTCATCACTCGGTGGGTCGATATCACCCTCACTCGGTCGTTTGCAAAACCTGCTCCACCTTGATCTCTCTTCTAACCGCCTCGAGGGTCCCATTCCACCTGCCCTCTCCAACCTGACTTCGTTGGAATCTCTCCTTCTCCACTCCAACCAACTCACCGGTCAAATCCCAAGCGAGTTAGACTCGCTAACGCGTCTCCGAGTTTTGCGAATCGGTAACAACCAACTCAGTGGCCCCATTCCCGATACACTTGGATATATGTACAACCTTCGGTACATTGGTTTGGCCTCATGCAGACTCAGTGGTCCTATCCCTGGCAACCTCGCTCGGCTCGCTGAGTTGCAGTATTTGATTCTGCAGGATAACGAGTTGACGGGGCCGATTCCGTTCGAAGTGGGGTACTTCTGGAGCCTTGTAGTCTTCACCGCCGCTGGGAACAGACTCAATGGCTCGATTCCGAGAGAAATGGGTCTAATCTGGAAACTTCAAACTCTGAACCTTGCCAACAACAGCTTAACCGGGTCGATTCCGAGTCAACTCGGGAAGCTAAGTCAGCTTACGTATCTGAATTTCATGGGGAACCAACTCGAGGGTCGTATTCCACCGTCTTTGGCTCAATTGGGTAACCTTCAAAATCTTGACTTATCAAATAATACGCTTAGTGGGGAAATTCCAAAGGAGTTAGGGAAGCTGGGTCAGTTACAATATTTGGTTCTCTCTGGGAACAACCTCTATGGGACCATTCCAAGAACCATATGTTCCAATGCAACAAGTTTGGAGCACTTGATGATAGCAGATAATGTACTTTATGGTGAGATACCAGCTGAGTTGGGTCAGTGCCAATCCCTGAAACAACTTGATTTATCAAGCAATTATCTCAATGGGTCAATACCTACTGAGGTTTATGGGTTGGTGGGGCTAACTGATCTCTTGCTTCACAACAACACTTTGGTTGGTTCAATCTCTCCCTTCATAGGAAACCTCACTGAAATGCAGAATCTTGCACTGTTTCATAACAACTTGCAGGGTAATCTGCCCAGAGAGATTGGGATGCTTGGCAAATTGGAGATAATGTATCTTTATGATAATCAGTTGTCAGGGAAGATTCCTTTGGAGATTGGTAACTGTTCAAGCTTGCAAATGGTTGATTTATTTGGAAACCATTTCAGTGGTGCAATTCCCTTCACTATAGGGAGGCTGAAAGAGTTGAACTTTTTGCACCTTAGGCAGAATGAGCTTGTGGGTGTGATTCCCCCCACACTTGGGAACTGTCATAAACTGGCTGTGCTGGATTTGGCGGATAATCGGCTCCCAGGTGGCATTCCTGCAACATTCGGATTCCTCAAAGAGTTGAAGCAGTTCATGCTCTACAACAATTCTCTTGAAGGTAGTCTTCCTCACCAACTTGTAAATGTAGCAAACCTGACCAGAGTGAATCTTTCAAATAACAGACTGAATGGTAGTTTGGCTGCATTATGTAGCTCTAGCTCCTTTCTTTCTTTTGATGTCACGGATAATGAATTTGACGGTGAGATACCCTTTCTCCTGGGAAATTCACCTTCCCTTGAGAGGCTGAGATTGGGTAACAACAAGTTTTCTGGTGAAATTCCAAGGACATTGGGAAAAATCACCACATTGTCATTGTTAGACGTCTCAGGGAATTCACTCACAGGTCGAATACCAGACGAGCTTTCTCTGTGTACTAACCTGACTCACGTTGATTTAAACAATAATCTTCTAACTGGGCATATACCAACATGGCTTGGAAGTTTGCCTCAGTTGGGAGAGGTTAAGCTCTCATTCAATCAATTTTCTGGGTCTATTCCACTAGGCCTACTCAAACAACCCAATTTGCTGGTTCTTTCCTTGAATAACAATTCTCTTAGTGGAAGTCTCCCAGGTGATATTGGTGATCTTGTGTCTCTTAATACCCTCAGGCTTGACCATAATAACTTCTCTGGGCCAATCCCTCAAGCAATAGGTAAATTGAACAATCTTTACGAGCTGCAGCTATCCAACAATGGCTTTAGTGGGGAAATACCAATTGAGCTTGGAAGTCTCCAAAATGTCCAAAGCATTTTGGACTTAAGTTACAATAATCTCTCTGGTCATATCCCATCTTCACTTGGCATGCTGTCAAAATTGGAAGCACTTAATATTTCTCACAATGAACTCTCTGGAGAAGTGCCTTCAGTAGTTGGTGAAATGACTAGCTTGCAGGAGCTTGACATCTCTTGCAATAACCTTCAAGGTGCATTGGATAAGAAATTCTCCCGCTGGCCAAATGAGTCGTTTGAAGGCAACCATCTTTGTGGAGCATCTCTTGCAAGCTGCAACAGTGGTGATGGTTCCAACAATAAAAGGTCAGTCTTCAGCAACACATCAGTGGTTATAATCTCTACACTTTCAACTTTAGCTGCAATTGCTTTACTTGGACTTGTAGTGATCGTTTTCCTTAAAAACAAGCAAGAATTTTTCAAGAGAGGCAGTGAAGTAAGTTTTGTTTTCTCCTCTTCACCACGAGCACAAAAACGATCTCTGATCCCTCTGACTGTGCCTGCAAAGAGATATTTCAGGTGGCAAGACATCATGAGTTCCACAAACAATCTAAGCGACGAGTTTGTTGTTGGTATTGGAGGTTCTGGGACAGTGTACAGAGTTGAATTGCCCTCTGGAGAGATCGTGGCTGTGAAGAAGATTTCAGGAAAAGATGATTATTTGTTGAACAAAAGCTTTATAAGAGAAATCAAGACTTTAGGGAGGATCAAACATAGGCATCTGGTAAAACTGATGGGTTGTTGTAGCAACAGAAACAGAGGAACAGGTTGGAATCTGTTGATATATGAGTATATGGAGAATGGGAATGTTTGGGATTGGTTACATGAGGTGCCCCtcaaagaaaagaagatcctTGATTGGGACACAAGGTTCAAAATTGCTATAGGATTAACTCACGCAGTGGAGTACCTCCATCACGATTGTGTGCCAAAGATCATTCACAGAGATATCAAATCCAGCAACATATTACTAGATTCCAACATGGAGGCTCACCTGGGAGACTTTGGACTGGCAAAATCACTTGTTGAGAATCCAGAATCTAACACAGAGTCTAATTCTGGCTTTGCTGGATCTTATGGATACATGGCCCCAG AGTATGCATTCTCACTGAAGGGCACAGAGAAAACTGATGTGTACAGCATGGGAGTTGTGCTGATGGAACTTGTTACTGGTAAAATGCCAACAGACGAAGCTTTCAGCGCAGAAATTGACATGGTGAGATGGGTGGAGATGCACCTTAACAAGGAAGGCATTGCGGCTGAAGCAGTGATAGATCCTCAGCTGAAACCCCTTTTGCCTGGTGAAGAGTTTGCTGCATTGCAGGTTCTCCAGATAGCCATACAGTGCACAAAAACTTCACCACAAGAGAGGCCAACATCAAGGCAAGTATGCGATCATCTCCTGCATGTGTCCAACAACAAAATTGTGGATTTTGAGAAGAAGAATCTAGATCATTACTGGTGA